The Medicago truncatula cultivar Jemalong A17 chromosome 4, MtrunA17r5.0-ANR, whole genome shotgun sequence genome includes a region encoding these proteins:
- the LOC11440653 gene encoding uncharacterized protein, whose protein sequence is MMVPLLALIVASLFIPNGVLSIPSTTVPAFLWSSHYNLVSENGLKESVNYQVISLKDLAKSVLSEAGWSNFLCKGKKFQDPLDLALLFVGGELQSSDLSLNKHADSALSYLLKDSFVRSNTSMAFPYVSASEDVNLEDSLVSGFAEACGDDLGIGNVAFLGSCSMGNGNREETAALQSVQAYLTKRKEESHKGKTDLVVFCNGPQASKNVDSTKSEGEVLSELISSVEESGAKYAVLYVSDISRSIQYPSYRDLQRFLAESTTGNGSTNSTACDGVCQLKSSLLEGLLVGIVLLIILISGLCCMMGIDSPTRFEAPQE, encoded by the exons ATGATGGTGCCGTTACTTGCTTTGATTGTTGCTTCACTTTTCATTCCAAACGGAGTTTTATCAATTCCCTCTACTACAGTTCCCGCGTTCCTTTGGTCATCTCATTATAATCT GGTCTCTGAGAATGGATTGAAGGAGTCTGTTAATTATCAGGTCATTTCTCTAAAAGATCTAGCAAAGTCCGTTTTGTCTGAAGCAGGCTGGTCGAATTTTCTG TGCAAAGGGAAGAAATTTCAGGATCCTCTCGATCTGGCACTTCTATTTGTTGGTGGAGAG TTACAGTCTTCAGATTTAAGCTTGAACAAGCATGCAGACTCAGCTCTTTCATACTTGCTCAAG GACTCTTTTGTCAGATCCAACACTTCCATGGCATTTCCCTATGTTTCAGCATCAGAGGATGTGAACTTGGAAGACTCGTTGGTTTCAGGATTCGCTGAAGCCTGTGGAGATGATTTAGGAATTGGCAACGTTGCTTTCCTTGGATCTTGCTCCATGGGTAATGGAAATCGCGAAGAAACTGCAGCTTTACAATCAGTTCAA GCCTATTTGACCAAGAGGAAGGAAGAGAGCCACAAAGGGAAAACAGATTTGGTTGTGTTCTGCAATGGTCCTCAAGCTTCAAAAAATGTTGACAGTACAAAATCTGAAG GTGAAGTTTTATCCGAGCTTATCAGCTCTGTAGAGGAATCTGGGGCAAAATATGCTGTGCTTTATGTGTCAGATATCTCGAGGTCAATCCAGTATCCTTCTTATAGGGATCTGCAAAGGTTTCTAGCAGAAAGTACAACAGGGAATGGATCAACCAATTCTACAGCTTGTGATGGAGTCTGCCAGCTTAAATCATCACTTTTAGAGGGACTTTTAGTG